From a region of the Castanea sativa cultivar Marrone di Chiusa Pesio chromosome 10, ASM4071231v1 genome:
- the LOC142611566 gene encoding putative LRR receptor-like serine/threonine-protein kinase At4g31250: protein MASNKVLVQQWLFMLFIMLVHVVATYGARDNAIQASLLKFRSSLSNAAALSNWKPSISLCNGNKSVWAGVLCRNGDFYGLRLENMSLSGMIDTDALAEIPILRSLSFMNNSFKGPMPAVNKLNSTRVLYLSLNGFSGDIPDDAFHGMKSLWKVYLERNEFTGKIPESLVTLPSLWELSLVGNQFEGNIPDFQQSQWRKFNLSYNNFAGPIPGKLSNLVNSSSFLGDIGLCGKPLDPCKPPTPTPKPKRHYLLIIGILVIVTAALALFGAILYVHGRRAKTSQYEMARDHEEKAHKNFGYDVSLKESQSAESPAGYRKGEHGKLFFVRNDRERFDLQDLLRAPAEELGSGSFGSSYKAVLLSGPTMVVKRFKQMNNGGKDEFHDHMRKLGRLSHPNLLPLMASYYTKEEKLLITDFVENGSLASHLHGRRAPGQSGLDWPTRLKIIKGVARGLACIHKEFPTLSLPHGHLKSSNVLLDHNFRPILSDFFLVPLINKDHAHQYMAAYKSPEFTQTDRTSKKTDVWCLGILILELLTGKFPANYLKHGKGANVDLATWVNSVVREEWTGEVFDMDMKGTKDSEEEMLKLLKIGMCCCEWNVERRWDLKEAVEKIEELSERDVNEEGSYSSNGSEGDMYSSRALTEEDFSFLG from the exons ATGGCTAGCAACAAAGTACTAGTACAACAATGGCTTTTCATGTTGTTCATCATGTTAGTACACGTTGTGGCAACGTACGGTGCTAGGGACAACGCTATTCAGGCTAGCCTCCTCAAGTTCAGGTCCTCTTTGTCTAATGCCGCCGCGCTCAGCAACTGGAAGCCCTCCATCAGTTTGTGCAATGGTAACAAAAGTGTCTGGGCTGGCGTGCTTTGCCGCAATGGTGACTTCTATGGGTTGCGCCTAGAGAACATGTCTCTTTCGGGCATGATTGACACAGACGCATTGGCTGAGATACCAATTTTGCGTAGTTTAAGTTTCATGAATAATAGCTTCAAAGGTCCAATGCCTGCTGTGAATAAACTTAATTCAACAAGGGTATTGTATTTGTCTTTAAACGGCTTCTCAGGTGATATTCCGGATGATGCTTTTCATGGAATGAAGAGTTTGTGGAAAGTTTATTTGGAAAGAAATGAATTTACGGGTAAAATCCCCGAGTCCCTTGTTACATTGCCTTCGCTTTGGGAGTTGAGCCTTGTGGGTAACCAATTTGAAGGAAACATACCAGATTTTCAACAAAGTCAATGGAGAAAATTCAATCTATCTTACAACAACTTTGCGGGTCCGATTCCCGGAAAACTAAGCAATTTGGTGAACTCAAGCTCATTTTTGG GCGATATAGGTCTATGTGGAAAGCCTCTAGACCCATGCAAACCCCCAACCCCAACCCCAAAGCCGAAGAGACACTACCTCCTAATCATTGGGATCTTAGTTATTGTTACTGCCGCATTAGCTCTCTTCGGTGCAATTTTATACGTACATGGCCGCCGAGCCAAAACATCCCAATATGAAATGGCTCGTGATCATGAGGAAAAAGCCCACAAGAATTTTGGTTATGATGTGAGCCTGAAGGAGTCCCAATCAGCTGAGTCACCTGCTGGGTACAGAAAAGGTGAGCATGGAAAGTTGTTCTTTGTGAGAAATGATAGGGAGAGGTTTGATTTACAAGACCTACTTAGAGCCCCAGCTGAAGAATTGGGGAGTGGCAGCTTTGGGTCATCTTATAAGGCTGTCCTTTTAAGTGGGCCTACTATGGTCGTGAAGCGGTTTAAGCAAATGAACAATGGTGGGAAAGATGAGTTTCATGATCATATGAGAAAGCTAGGAAGGTTGTCACACCCTAACTTGCTTCCTCTTATGGCCTCTTATTATACCAAAGAAGAAAAGCTTTTGATCACTGACTTCGTCGAAAATGGCAGCCTCGCCAGTCATCTCCATG GTAGACGTGCTCCAGGGCAGTCAGGTCTAGATTGGCCAACTCGCTTAAAGATCATCAAAGGAGTAGCTCGAGGTTTAGCTTGCATTCACAAAGAGTTCCCTACCTTATCACTACCACACGGTCACCTAAAATCCTCCAATGTTCTTCTAGACCACAATTTCAGGCCTATCTTGTCAGACTTTTTTCTTGTCCCACTCATCAACAAAGACCATGCTCATCAATACATGGCAGCATACAAGTCCCCAGAGTTCACACAAACTGACCGTACTTCCAAAAAGACTGATGTGTGGTGCTTGGGGATACTCATTCTTGAACTCTTAACTGGGAAATTCCCTGCAAACTATCTGAAACATGGTAAGGGAGCTAATGTGGATTTGGCAACTTGGGTTAACTCAGTTGTGAGAGAAGAGTGGACAGGTGAGGTGTTTGATATGGACATGAAAGGAACAAAAGACAGTGAGGAAGAAATGCTAAAGCTTTTGAAGATTGGAATGTGTTGCTGTGAGTGGAATGTGGAGAGGAGGTGGGATTTGAAGGAGGCAGTGGAGAAGATTGAAGAGTTGAGTGAGAGGGATGTGAATGAAGAAGGCTCTTATTCTTCTAATGGTAGTGAAGGAGATATGTATTCTTCTAGGGCATTGACTGAGGAAGACTTCTCTTTTCTTGGTTAA
- the LOC142614091 gene encoding uncharacterized protein LOC142614091 translates to MNSTTTTSPDTHIDINFTSGCHADEPNQSNTTVPLLIQPSNAASKPLTFNQLRRFRISLMWCALDHSSCFGKFISYFIFIFFTILVPLITCFSARVPASAEIDDPISFNKLVQFPESGSAIIAFFTLARFFSRYGLQQLLFLEGLKDDSSYVQRGYTRVLDKAFRFLAFILLPSFFVEVAHKIVFFTTIKISLPYVSSGVALNAIVFVLVLASWVYRTGVFLLVCVLFRLTCELQILRFERLRKMLEGCDSDCSAIFKEHGRIREQLWLTSHRYRFFIIACMVTITVSQLGALLLALKSDSQKTFFNSGDLVVCSAIQLSGFLLCLFGAARITHRAQGIVSVATRWHMIVTCSSSGSPQRHTPEVDDTPVSTHDTDSESSDIFLTISPQEPYLFQTRQALVTYLQHNHGGVTLYGFALDRGLLHTLFAFEFSLVLWILSKVIVLS, encoded by the exons ATGaactccaccaccaccacctccccTGACACCCACATAGACATCAACTTCACCTCCGGCTGCCACGCTGATGAACCAAACCAGTCCAACACCACAGTCCCTTTACTCATTCAGCCCTCCAATGCCGCATCAAAGCCTTTAACCTTCAACCAGTTACGCAGATTCCGCATAAGCCTGATGTGGTGTGCACTCGACCACTCTTCTTGCTTTGGAAAATTCATCTCCTACTTCATATTCATATTCTTCACCATCCTCGTCCCCCTTATAACATGCTTCTCTGCTCGAGTCCCTGCCTCTGCTGAAATTGACGACCCCATCTCTTTCAACAAGCTTGTCCAATTTCCTGAGTCTGGCTCAGCCATCATTGCTTTCTTCACTCTTGCCCGGTTCTTCAGTAG GTACGGCCTCCAACAGCTTCTATTCCTTGAGGGCTTAAAGGATGATTCTTCGTACGTACAGCGAGGATACACACGTGTACTTGACAAGGCGTTCCGGTTCTTAGCATTCATACTACTACCATCGTTTTTCGTGGAAGTTGCTCACAAAATCGTATTCTTCACCACCATCAAAATATCCTTACCGTATGTCAGTAGCGGCGTGGCACTGAATGCCATTGTGTTTGTTCTTGTTTTGGCCTCGTGGGTTTATAGGACTGGGGTGTTCTTGttggtttgtgttttgtttcGGCTCACTTGTGAGCTTCAAATACTGAGGTTTGAGAGGCTTCGTAAGATGTTGGAGGGTTGTGACTCTGACTGTAGTGCAATATTTAAGGAGCATGGTAGGATTAGAGAGCAGTTGTGGTTGACCAGCCATAGGTATAGGTTTTTCATAATAGCATGTATGGTTACCATCACTGTGAGTCAACTGGGAGCCTTGTTGCTGGCTTTGAAATCAGACTCTCAGAAGACTTTCTTTAATTCTGGCGACCTTGTG GTTTGCTCAGCCATTCAACTTAGTGGATTCTTGTTATGCCTATTTGGAGCTGCAAGAATCACACATAGAGCTCAAGGAATTGTATCGGTTGCAACTCGATGGCACATGATTGTGACTTGTTCATCTTCTGGATCACCCCAACGTCATACGCCAGAGGTTGATGATACCCCAGTATCTACACACGACACTGATTCTGAGTCCTCAGACATTTTCCTAACAATATCTCCACAAGAACCTTACTTATTCCAAACCAGACAAGCTTTAG TAACATACTTGCAACACAACCATGGGGGGGTCACACTGTATGGGTTTGCGCTTGATCGGGGATTGCTTCACACACTCTTCGCATTTGAGTTCTCTTTGGTGCTGTGGATACTGAGTAAAGTGATTGTTTTATCTTGA